A region of Vitis vinifera cultivar Pinot Noir 40024 chromosome 13, ASM3070453v1 DNA encodes the following proteins:
- the LOC100260839 gene encoding cysteine proteinase inhibitor 12, whose protein sequence is MATLGGVQESQGTQNSAEIDSLARFAVEEHNKKENALLEFARVVKAEEQVVAGTLHHLTLEVIDAGRKKLYEAKVWVKPWMNFKELQEFKHAGDVPTLTPSDLGVKKDGHGPGWQEVPAHDPEVQNAANHAIKTLQQRSNSIFPHELQEILLAKAEVSQNLVKFDMLLKVKRGDKEEKYKVEVHKNNEGAYQLNQMAPDHS, encoded by the exons ATGGCAACCCTAGGGGGAGTGCAGGAGTCCCAAGGTACTCAGAACAGTGCCGAGATCGATAGCCTTGCTCGATTTGCTGTTGAAGAACACAACAAGAAGGAG AATGCACTCCTTGAGTTTGCAAGGGTGGTGAAGGCAGAAGAGCAGGTGGTTGCTGGTACTCTACATCATCTTACCCTTGAGGTTATTGATGCTGGTAGGAAGAAGCTGTATGAGGCAAAGGTTTGGGTTAAGCCATGGATGAACTTCAAGGAATTGCAGGAATTCAAGCATGCTGGTGATGTCCCAACATTGACCCCTTCAGATCTGGGTGTCAAGAAAG ATGGTCATGGGCCAGGATGGCAAGAAGTGCCAGCGCATGATCCTGAAGTCCAGAATGCAGCAAATCATGCTATCAAGACCCTCCAGCAGAGGTCTAACTCGATCTTCCCCCATGAACTTCAAGAGATCCTTCTTGCAAAGGCTGAG GTGTCACAGAATCTGGTGAAATTTGATATGCTTCTGAAAGTCAAAAGGGGAGACAAAGAAGAGAAGTATAAGGTTGAGGTGCACAAGAACAATGAAGGTGCTTACCAGCTGAATCAGATGGCACCAGACCATTCttga
- the LOC100247224 gene encoding putative disease resistance protein RGA1 isoform X2 has product MQRGIARQVSRLFTSKSQLAFRLKMGHRIKDIRLRFDEIANDISKFNFLPRPIIDVGVENRGRETHSFVLTSEIIGRDENKEDLVELLMPSGNEENLSIVAIVGMGGLGKTTLAQLVYNDERVLKYFEIRIWVCVSDDFDTKTLVKKILKSTTNEVVGDLELDILKNQLHEKLNQKRYLLVLDDVWNDNFESWDQLRILLTVGAKGSKILVTTRSAKVASAMKIDSPYVLEGLREDQSWDLFEKLTFRGQEKVCQSLVTIGKEIIKMCKGVPLVIRSLGSTLQFKAEKSHWLSIRNNENLMSLDVGDNILRVLKLSYDNLPVHLRQCFAYCGLFPKDHKIERRVLVQIWIAQGYIHTSDERHHLEDIGDQYFEELLSKSFFQEVEKDSYGNILSCKMHDLIHDLAQSVAGSECSFLKNDMGNAIGRVLERARHVSLVEALNSLQEVLKTKHLRTIFVFSHQEFPCDLACRSLRVLDLSRLGIEKVPISVGKLNHLRYLDLSYNEFDVLPNSVTSFHHLQTLKLFKCEELKALPRDMRKLINLRHLEIDGCSSLTHMPSGLGELSMLQHLPLFVLGNDKVDSRYDETAGLTELKSLDHLRGELCIQSLENVRAVALESTEAILKGKQYLQSLRLNWWDLEANRSQDAELVMEGLQPHPNLKELYIYGYGGVRFPSWMMNNDLGLSLQNLARIEIRRCDRCQDLPPFGQLPSLELLKLQDLTAVVYINESSSATDPFFPSLKRLELYELPNLKGWWRRDGTEEQVLSVPSFPCLSEFLIMGCHNLTSLQLPPSPCFSQLELEHCMNLKTLILPPFPCLSKLDISDCPELRSFLLPSSPCLSKLDISECLNLTSLELHSCPRLSELHICGCPNLTSLQLPSFPSLEELNLDNVSQELLLQLMFVSSSLKSVSISRIDDLISLSSEGLRCLTSLSNLLINDCHSLMHLSQGIQHLTTLKGLRILQCRELDLSDKEDDDDTPFQGLRSLHHLHIQYIPKLVSLPKGLLQVTSLQSLTIGDCSGLATLPDWIGSLTSLKELQISDCPKLKSLPEEIRCLSTLQTLRISLCRHLLERCQMEIGEDWPKISHVPEIYINGQRQIAGYMDSCSSLSFKSTIRHTF; this is encoded by the coding sequence ATGCAAAGAGGAATTGCCAGACAAGTAAGCCGTCTCTTCACCTCTAAAAGTCAACTTGCGTTTCGCCTTAAGATGGGTCATAGAATTAAGGATATTAGACTACGGTTTGATGAAATTGCTAATGATATTTCCAAGTTTAATTTCCTTCCCAGACCCATAATAGATGTGGGTGTGGAGAATAGGGGGAGAGAGACTCATTCTTTTGTGTTGACGTCTGAAATTATTGGAAGAGATGAAAAcaaagaagatcttgtggagtTGTTGATGCCATCTGGTAATGAAGAAAATCTTTCCATTGTCGCCATTGTTGGCATGGGGGGTTTAGGCAAGACTACCCTGGCCCAATTGGTATACAATGATGAGAGGGTGCTGAAATATTTCGAGATTAGGATATGGGTTTGTGTTTCTGATGATTTTGATACAAAAACGctggttaaaaaaattttgaagtctACAACCAATGAAGTTGTGGGAGATTTGGAGTTGGATATTCTGAAAAATCAGcttcatgaaaaattaaatcagAAGAGGTACTTATTGGTACTGGATGACGTTTGGAATGACAACTTTGAAAGCTGGGATCAATTGAGAATTCTGCTGACTGTTGGTGCTAAAGGAAGTAAAATTCTGGTGACTACTCGAAGCGCAAAAGTTGCGTCGGCTATGAAAATCGATTCTCCGTATGTTTTAGAAGGTTTGAGAGAAGATCAATCTTGGGATTTGTTTGAAAAACTGACTTTTAGGGGGCAGGAAAAAGTGTGTCAAAGCCTAGTAACAATaggaaaagaaattataaagatGTGTAAGGGAGTGCCACTGGTGATAAGAAGTTTAGGAAGCACACTGCAATTCAAGGCCGAAAAAAGCCATTGGTTGTCCATTAGgaataatgaaaatttgatgTCGCTTGATGTTGGAGATAACATCTTACGGGTTTTGAAGCTGAGCTATGATAATTTGCCGGTTCATCTGAGACAATGCTTTGCATATTGTGGGCTGTTTCCTAAAGATCATAAAATTGAGAGAAGAGTATTGGTCCAGATATGGATAGCACAGGGTTATATTCATACCTCGGATGAAAGACATCATTTGGAAGATATCGGTGATCAATACTTTGAGGAACTGTTGTCGAAGTCCTTCTTTCAAGAGGTAGAAAAAGACAGTTATGGCAATATATTAAGCTGCAAAATGCATGATCTTATCCATGATCTCGCACAATCGGTGGCAGGATCTGAGTgctcctttttaaaaaatgatatggGAAATGCAATAGGGAGGGTTTTGGAAAGAGCCCGTCATGTGTCGCTGGTGGAAGCTTTGAATTCATTACAGGAGGTTCTAAAGACAAAGCACTTAAGAACCATTTTTGTGTTCTCTCATCAAGAGTTTCCATGTGATTTAGCATGTAGGTCGTTACGTGTGTTGGATCTAAGTCGACTGGGGATTGAGAAGGTGCCGATATCTGTTGGCAAATTGAATCATCTGAGGTATCTTGACCTTTCCTATAATGAGTTTGATGTGCTCCCCAATTCTGTTACAAGTTTCCACCATTTGCAGACACTGAAACTTTTTAagtgtgaagaacttaaagcaTTGCCAAGAGACATGAGGAAATTGATCAATCTAAGACATCTTGAGATAGATGGATGCAGTAGTTTGACTCATATGCCTTCTGGCTTGGGAGAATTGAGTATGCTTCAACATCTACCATTATTTGTTCTTGGGAATGACAAAGTAGACTCCAGATATGATGAAACTGCTGGGCTAACTGAATTGAAATCCCTTGACCATCTGCGAGGAGAGCTTTGTATCCAATCTCTTGAGAATGTGAGGGCGGTTGCATTAGAATCCACTGAAGCAATTTTGAAGGGAAAGCAGTACCTTCAGTCCTTGAGATTAAATTGGTGGGATCTAGAAGCTAACAGGAGTCAGGATGCTGAGTTGGTGATGGAAGGCCTCCAACCGCACCCAAATCTCAAGGAGCTCTACATATATGGTTATGGAGGTGTGAGGTTCCCTAGTTGGATGATGAACAATGATCTGGGTTTGTCGCTTCAAAACCTAGCTCGTATTGAGATACGAAGATGTGACAGATGCCAAGATTTGCCACCTTTTGGTCAACTCCCTTCTCTTGAGCTTCTGAAGCTTCAGGATTTAACTGCGGTAGTGTACATAAATGAGTCTTCATCAGCAACTGATCCATTTTTCCCATCTCTCAAAAGACTCGAACTCTATGAGTTGCCTAATTTGAAGGGATGGTGGAGGAGGGATGGAACAGAAGAGCAAGTTCTGTCAGTACCTTCATTTCCTTGTCTCTCTGAATTTCTTATTATGGGTTGCCATAACTTAACATCCTTGCAACTGCCTCCATCTCCTTGTTTTTCTCAGTTAGAGCTCGAGCATTGCATGAACCTGAAAACCTTGATACTTCCCCCATTTCCTTGCCTTTCTAAGTTAGATATCAGTGACTGCCCTGAGTTGAGATCCTTTCTATTGCCTTCATCTCCATGCCTTTCTAAATTAGATATCAGTGAATGCCTTAACTTGACATCACTTGAGCTGCATTCGTGTCCTCGTCTTTCTGAATTACATATCTGTGGTTGTCCTAATTTGACATCCTTGCAACTACCGTCATTTCCTAGTCTTGAGGAACTAAACCTGGATAATGTTAGTCAGGAGCTACTGCTGCAGTTAATGTTTGTCTCTTCTTCATTGAAATCTGTGTCTATTTCAAGAATAGATGATCTTATATCTCTATCATCAGAAGGGCTGCGATGCCTCACTTCTCTCAGCAATTTGTTAATTAATGACTGTCATAGTCTGATGCATCTGTCTCAAGggattcaacatctcactactCTTAAGGGGCTACGGATTCTGCAATGCAGAGAGCTTGATTTGTCAGATAAAGAGGATGATGACGATACGCCATTCCAAGGACTTAGAAGCTTGCATCACCTGCATATCCAATATATTCCAAAGTTGGTCTCTCTTCCAAAAGGGCTTCTACAAGTCACCTCGCTCCAAAGCCTAACAATTGGCGACTGTTCTGGTTTGGCAACTTTACCAGACTGGATTGGTAGCCTTACGTCACTTAAAGAGCTTCAAATTTCCGATTGCCCCAAGCTGAAATCACTGCCAGAAGAGATCCGCTGCCTTAGCACTCTACAGACACTCAGAATCTCCTTGTGCAGACACTTGTTGGAAAGATGCCAAATGGAAATAGGAGAAGACTGGCCCAAGATTTCTCATGTCCCAGAAATTTACATCAATGGTCAGCGACAGATTGCTGGTTATATGGACTCCTGCTCTTCTCTCTCATTCAAGTCCACCATCCGCCATACATTTTAG
- the LOC100247224 gene encoding putative disease resistance protein RGA4 isoform X1, which yields MAEQIPFSIAESLLTKLGSIALQEIGLVHGVHKELRKLENTLYTIKAVLVDAEKQQQEEKSRAVESWVRRLKDVVYDADDLLDDFAVQHLRPKNDMQRGIARQVSRLFTSKSQLAFRLKMGHRIKDIRLRFDEIANDISKFNFLPRPIIDVGVENRGRETHSFVLTSEIIGRDENKEDLVELLMPSGNEENLSIVAIVGMGGLGKTTLAQLVYNDERVLKYFEIRIWVCVSDDFDTKTLVKKILKSTTNEVVGDLELDILKNQLHEKLNQKRYLLVLDDVWNDNFESWDQLRILLTVGAKGSKILVTTRSAKVASAMKIDSPYVLEGLREDQSWDLFEKLTFRGQEKVCQSLVTIGKEIIKMCKGVPLVIRSLGSTLQFKAEKSHWLSIRNNENLMSLDVGDNILRVLKLSYDNLPVHLRQCFAYCGLFPKDHKIERRVLVQIWIAQGYIHTSDERHHLEDIGDQYFEELLSKSFFQEVEKDSYGNILSCKMHDLIHDLAQSVAGSECSFLKNDMGNAIGRVLERARHVSLVEALNSLQEVLKTKHLRTIFVFSHQEFPCDLACRSLRVLDLSRLGIEKVPISVGKLNHLRYLDLSYNEFDVLPNSVTSFHHLQTLKLFKCEELKALPRDMRKLINLRHLEIDGCSSLTHMPSGLGELSMLQHLPLFVLGNDKVDSRYDETAGLTELKSLDHLRGELCIQSLENVRAVALESTEAILKGKQYLQSLRLNWWDLEANRSQDAELVMEGLQPHPNLKELYIYGYGGVRFPSWMMNNDLGLSLQNLARIEIRRCDRCQDLPPFGQLPSLELLKLQDLTAVVYINESSSATDPFFPSLKRLELYELPNLKGWWRRDGTEEQVLSVPSFPCLSEFLIMGCHNLTSLQLPPSPCFSQLELEHCMNLKTLILPPFPCLSKLDISDCPELRSFLLPSSPCLSKLDISECLNLTSLELHSCPRLSELHICGCPNLTSLQLPSFPSLEELNLDNVSQELLLQLMFVSSSLKSVSISRIDDLISLSSEGLRCLTSLSNLLINDCHSLMHLSQGIQHLTTLKGLRILQCRELDLSDKEDDDDTPFQGLRSLHHLHIQYIPKLVSLPKGLLQVTSLQSLTIGDCSGLATLPDWIGSLTSLKELQISDCPKLKSLPEEIRCLSTLQTLRISLCRHLLERCQMEIGEDWPKISHVPEIYINGQRQIAGYMDSCSSLSFKSTIRHTF from the coding sequence ATGGCTGAGCAAATTCCATTTAGTATTGCAGAAAGCCTTTTAACAAAGCTGGGTTCCATTGCTCTTCAAGAAATCGGATTGGTGCATGGGGTCCATAAGGAGCTGAGGAAGCTTGAGAATACACTTTACACCATCAAAGCTGTACTCGTCGATGCTGAGAAGCAGCAGCAGGAGGAGAAGAGCCGAGCAGTAGAAAGTTGGGTGAGGAGGCTCAAAGATGTCGTCTATGATGCCGATGACTTGCTGGATGATTTTGCAGTCCAACACCTGCGACCAAAGAATGATATGCAAAGAGGAATTGCCAGACAAGTAAGCCGTCTCTTCACCTCTAAAAGTCAACTTGCGTTTCGCCTTAAGATGGGTCATAGAATTAAGGATATTAGACTACGGTTTGATGAAATTGCTAATGATATTTCCAAGTTTAATTTCCTTCCCAGACCCATAATAGATGTGGGTGTGGAGAATAGGGGGAGAGAGACTCATTCTTTTGTGTTGACGTCTGAAATTATTGGAAGAGATGAAAAcaaagaagatcttgtggagtTGTTGATGCCATCTGGTAATGAAGAAAATCTTTCCATTGTCGCCATTGTTGGCATGGGGGGTTTAGGCAAGACTACCCTGGCCCAATTGGTATACAATGATGAGAGGGTGCTGAAATATTTCGAGATTAGGATATGGGTTTGTGTTTCTGATGATTTTGATACAAAAACGctggttaaaaaaattttgaagtctACAACCAATGAAGTTGTGGGAGATTTGGAGTTGGATATTCTGAAAAATCAGcttcatgaaaaattaaatcagAAGAGGTACTTATTGGTACTGGATGACGTTTGGAATGACAACTTTGAAAGCTGGGATCAATTGAGAATTCTGCTGACTGTTGGTGCTAAAGGAAGTAAAATTCTGGTGACTACTCGAAGCGCAAAAGTTGCGTCGGCTATGAAAATCGATTCTCCGTATGTTTTAGAAGGTTTGAGAGAAGATCAATCTTGGGATTTGTTTGAAAAACTGACTTTTAGGGGGCAGGAAAAAGTGTGTCAAAGCCTAGTAACAATaggaaaagaaattataaagatGTGTAAGGGAGTGCCACTGGTGATAAGAAGTTTAGGAAGCACACTGCAATTCAAGGCCGAAAAAAGCCATTGGTTGTCCATTAGgaataatgaaaatttgatgTCGCTTGATGTTGGAGATAACATCTTACGGGTTTTGAAGCTGAGCTATGATAATTTGCCGGTTCATCTGAGACAATGCTTTGCATATTGTGGGCTGTTTCCTAAAGATCATAAAATTGAGAGAAGAGTATTGGTCCAGATATGGATAGCACAGGGTTATATTCATACCTCGGATGAAAGACATCATTTGGAAGATATCGGTGATCAATACTTTGAGGAACTGTTGTCGAAGTCCTTCTTTCAAGAGGTAGAAAAAGACAGTTATGGCAATATATTAAGCTGCAAAATGCATGATCTTATCCATGATCTCGCACAATCGGTGGCAGGATCTGAGTgctcctttttaaaaaatgatatggGAAATGCAATAGGGAGGGTTTTGGAAAGAGCCCGTCATGTGTCGCTGGTGGAAGCTTTGAATTCATTACAGGAGGTTCTAAAGACAAAGCACTTAAGAACCATTTTTGTGTTCTCTCATCAAGAGTTTCCATGTGATTTAGCATGTAGGTCGTTACGTGTGTTGGATCTAAGTCGACTGGGGATTGAGAAGGTGCCGATATCTGTTGGCAAATTGAATCATCTGAGGTATCTTGACCTTTCCTATAATGAGTTTGATGTGCTCCCCAATTCTGTTACAAGTTTCCACCATTTGCAGACACTGAAACTTTTTAagtgtgaagaacttaaagcaTTGCCAAGAGACATGAGGAAATTGATCAATCTAAGACATCTTGAGATAGATGGATGCAGTAGTTTGACTCATATGCCTTCTGGCTTGGGAGAATTGAGTATGCTTCAACATCTACCATTATTTGTTCTTGGGAATGACAAAGTAGACTCCAGATATGATGAAACTGCTGGGCTAACTGAATTGAAATCCCTTGACCATCTGCGAGGAGAGCTTTGTATCCAATCTCTTGAGAATGTGAGGGCGGTTGCATTAGAATCCACTGAAGCAATTTTGAAGGGAAAGCAGTACCTTCAGTCCTTGAGATTAAATTGGTGGGATCTAGAAGCTAACAGGAGTCAGGATGCTGAGTTGGTGATGGAAGGCCTCCAACCGCACCCAAATCTCAAGGAGCTCTACATATATGGTTATGGAGGTGTGAGGTTCCCTAGTTGGATGATGAACAATGATCTGGGTTTGTCGCTTCAAAACCTAGCTCGTATTGAGATACGAAGATGTGACAGATGCCAAGATTTGCCACCTTTTGGTCAACTCCCTTCTCTTGAGCTTCTGAAGCTTCAGGATTTAACTGCGGTAGTGTACATAAATGAGTCTTCATCAGCAACTGATCCATTTTTCCCATCTCTCAAAAGACTCGAACTCTATGAGTTGCCTAATTTGAAGGGATGGTGGAGGAGGGATGGAACAGAAGAGCAAGTTCTGTCAGTACCTTCATTTCCTTGTCTCTCTGAATTTCTTATTATGGGTTGCCATAACTTAACATCCTTGCAACTGCCTCCATCTCCTTGTTTTTCTCAGTTAGAGCTCGAGCATTGCATGAACCTGAAAACCTTGATACTTCCCCCATTTCCTTGCCTTTCTAAGTTAGATATCAGTGACTGCCCTGAGTTGAGATCCTTTCTATTGCCTTCATCTCCATGCCTTTCTAAATTAGATATCAGTGAATGCCTTAACTTGACATCACTTGAGCTGCATTCGTGTCCTCGTCTTTCTGAATTACATATCTGTGGTTGTCCTAATTTGACATCCTTGCAACTACCGTCATTTCCTAGTCTTGAGGAACTAAACCTGGATAATGTTAGTCAGGAGCTACTGCTGCAGTTAATGTTTGTCTCTTCTTCATTGAAATCTGTGTCTATTTCAAGAATAGATGATCTTATATCTCTATCATCAGAAGGGCTGCGATGCCTCACTTCTCTCAGCAATTTGTTAATTAATGACTGTCATAGTCTGATGCATCTGTCTCAAGggattcaacatctcactactCTTAAGGGGCTACGGATTCTGCAATGCAGAGAGCTTGATTTGTCAGATAAAGAGGATGATGACGATACGCCATTCCAAGGACTTAGAAGCTTGCATCACCTGCATATCCAATATATTCCAAAGTTGGTCTCTCTTCCAAAAGGGCTTCTACAAGTCACCTCGCTCCAAAGCCTAACAATTGGCGACTGTTCTGGTTTGGCAACTTTACCAGACTGGATTGGTAGCCTTACGTCACTTAAAGAGCTTCAAATTTCCGATTGCCCCAAGCTGAAATCACTGCCAGAAGAGATCCGCTGCCTTAGCACTCTACAGACACTCAGAATCTCCTTGTGCAGACACTTGTTGGAAAGATGCCAAATGGAAATAGGAGAAGACTGGCCCAAGATTTCTCATGTCCCAGAAATTTACATCAATGGTCAGCGACAGATTGCTGGTTATATGGACTCCTGCTCTTCTCTCTCATTCAAGTCCACCATCCGCCATACATTTTAG